Part of the Anopheles gambiae chromosome 3, idAnoGambNW_F1_1, whole genome shotgun sequence genome is shown below.
ATGGGAGGGGAGCGTTGACGCAGAATCATACTTTTCCGGACCAGCAATCAAGGGCAACTTGTTGTTATTTACACGGTCGCTGATGTGGCGGTACAGGAAGGTGGTCGAAGGTGTAAAAGTGCCCCGGAGTCGCCTACAGTACATGACAAGATGGAAGATATAGCTTCCCGACTAGCCTCTAGCGCGGCGAGTGCCAGGGGTGCGTTGTTGGAATTTgttaaagtttttttgtgcCTTCCTCTTCCTGGGAGTACCGAAAGGACCGCTGGGTGTGGGAGTGGACAACAATTTGTAATGATCATTATCGAATTTCCTACACGTAATATGCTTCTTGTTTCCAAAAACAGCGTCCCTATGCCTGTTGAAGACAAGAAGATTAAACAGATCGAGCCACTTAGCACGATCTTGCAGGCACTGTAATACCTGATCGTGCGTCGTATCATGTCTGCGAGGAATGTTTCTTTAATTTACTTCTGTACCTGTTGTTTTGTCGATCACATGAAACGTGTTCTGTTTGGTGcgtgtcttgtttttttttgctccgatTTTGGTAATCTGTTCCGCTTCCTCCCCGGCACGCATACGTGAACACAACGATCGGTCGGCGACGAACCTTTGTAGCCTGCGTCGGTGTCACATTTGGCGCGAGACAGAGGTCAGAGGTTGCTTGGGGGATGGTGCAAGACGGGAAATGGTGGGGGGCGAGGGGGAGATAGATGTGCTCATACACCCAATTTCCGTGCTGGCTCATAAAACCGGCCGCCGCGTTAATTGTACGCTCCGCAAACGGACGGACTACAACCGGCACTGGCACTGCTGATCGATCACCACCCTCTTCTAGCCCTGCCgtggtggaggggggggggggggttgaagGGGTTCACCCGCCCGGGTAGTACTGTAACTGTAACCGCCGACTACTCGAGCCGATCGTTCGGGGGAGAATGTTCGGGCTCTCGGCGTACGGGTACGGTCGAGTGGTCCAATGGATCGATTTCGGCGCGGAGAAAGAAATCGTCGGTGGCGCTCGTGGGCACCCTTCCCTTTAATGGTTCGCCGTTGGTGTTTGGCTAGGTGGAGCTAAGGTAGGGGGCTGCTCGAACCTCGGCTGCTCGGTGGAGCCGCAGGGAGGGGATACCTAGAACGGCTCCACGAGGCTCACGAGAGAGCGCCCCGAACGCGAGCGACGAACCTCGTGGCCGGGCCCGATCGGCTgggtgtggtgtggtttttACTATAAAAGCTCGGTATTGTCCTTTCGGAGATCAGTATTCGGTACTCGGTTTGGAAGTTTTGTGTTAAGCGAACAACAGTCCGTGTTTCGGTAACATAAAAGTCCAACTTGCCTGTGTGCATACGGAAGATTGAACGCAAGAGATACTCTGCATCCCAAAATGTTCTCCAAAGTGGTAAGCAATTCAGAGGGTGTCACAAAGGGTATGAGGGATCAAACCCTTTGAAGGGTTGAGCCtgacctgtgtgtgtgtgtgtgcgaggatAGACAGCCCCAACAGAGAATGGCTGTCAGAAATGTGGAATTATGTGGAAGAGGATCGTGTGCAATCAGTGTGCAGGGGGCGTGATGAATCGGATGTGCAACTGTGTCTAATCCAAAGTCTGGTGATGCTAATCGTTGCTTCCTGTGCTTGTGCGCTTGCTTGTAGATCGCTGTTTTGGCCTTTGCCGCCGTGGTAGCCGCTAAGCCCCAACATCAGCCAGCCGCCCAGTATCCGGCCGGAGTCGATCCGTCCCGCTGCCCGTCGTACCCGAACTGCGATAACGCGGCCCTGCACAGCCCGAACCCGTACAACAACCATGCCGCCAACCACTGGAACCCGAACTGGAACGCTCAGCCCAGCTGGAACGCCGCCCCTGCCCCTGCTCCGGCCCCGGCCGCCTACTACCACGGAGCTCCCCACTCGTACCAGGCCCTGACTGGCCCGAGCCACAACTACATTGGAGCTCCCAGCCCCTCGGCCGGTGGTGACCGGTAGGTTCAAGGTTCCCCGAGACCTCTTCCGCACCTTCACACAAGTTCAATATTGCTACAACGTCCGCTTCCATTCGCTCTTTTCCCCCTCACAGTTACCCCGCTGGAGTGAACCCGCAGTCGTGCCCGAACTATCCGTACTGTGATAACACCGTTCaggctggcgttcctcaggttGCCCCACTGCCAGGATACACCTCCCGCCAGTACCCGGCCGGAGTGTCCCCGCACACCTGCCCGAACTTCCCGTACTGCTAAGACATTCGCCTTCCCAATTCCTGACCCTCCCCACACTACCCTTCATCATACTATCGATCTGTGACCACACGTTTCTTCCTTCCTTGCGCAATTTTCATCCGTTCTACCCCTACCCTGTACATCTTCCCACGTTTGCCATGGTTGTGTAAATAACTGGTACTGGTTTGTTTTCGTTAGTGTTTTGTGCATGAAATACTGCCTCTTTAGTAGGAGAGATGTTAGCTGTGTTCCTTAGAGTGATTGATTCAACAAGCAAGAGCGATAAGAGCGCAACAATCAAAAGCATTGGAGAACTTATGGGAAATatcattgtaaaaaaaaaaaaacaaaaagaatctGTGAAACTAcaactgcaacaacaacagcaaatatCTTCATCGACTATGTTATCTCAGCGTGCAATCGCACACATCgcaaatgaaattgaaatgcaaTTGATTTAAGAATCAAACGGATTATGTTGTAGTGCGTTTAAATGAATTCGATGTTACACCGAACATTCATGTTGTGGGTTGTGGGGGGAATGGTAACGCTTGTACTGGTAACAGCTAAGTGATCAAAAATGTTTACTGTTGATCCAAAGATTCTAGCTCCTTCTtctattcttattcttatttggCGCCACAACCTTAGTCGGTTCAGGGCAAGCGAAGCTTCTAATGAGCCTATTGGTATTTGCATAGCAGTCAGAGTCCTGAGTCTGGTCCATATGGGGCTTGAAACCATGCTGAGCATGTTCTTAAGCCgtgcaagttgacgactgtatcgcGGGATCTTAATTTTCTTTATGTATTAAGAGGCTAAAGTGTACATGATCGTATTATTCAGCATGATATAGCAGAATTGGGGATCAtatcttcttctgctgctttaATTCACCTGCTCT
Proteins encoded:
- the LOC1277968 gene encoding uncharacterized protein LOC1277968, with amino-acid sequence MFSKVIAVLAFAAVVAAKPQHQPAAQYPAGVDPSRCPSYPNCDNAALHSPNPYNNHAANHWNPNWNAQPSWNAAPAPAPAPAAYYHGAPHSYQALTGPSHNYIGAPSPSAGGDRYPAGVNPQSCPNYPYCDNTVQAGVPQVAPLPGYTSRQYPAGVSPHTCPNFPYC